The following coding sequences are from one Triticum dicoccoides isolate Atlit2015 ecotype Zavitan chromosome 4A, WEW_v2.0, whole genome shotgun sequence window:
- the LOC119285579 gene encoding rhamnogalacturonan I rhamnosyltransferase 4-like — MAKQKASLPVIRRRIGGVGLLRWAVRVASSIVLWTALLQLSTFFGLPLSPLRAARPSCIGNRNTSATASAVTAVASDDVGDLAPPALPTRRSYRSNGYLLVSCNGGLNQMRAAICDMVTVARYLNLTMVVPELDKQSFWADPSDFGDIFDVNHFIYSLRDEVKVIRELPHKFNGKVPLSMQPVSWSSEKYYLRQILPLVRKHKVIRFSRTDSRLANNGLPLKLQKLRCHVNYNALRFTPSIEALGNKMISSLRKTGSFVVLHLRYEMDMLAFSGCTHGCSGQETAELTRMRYAYPWWKEKEIDSEKKRLEGLCPLTPGETTLVLKALGIPRDTRIYIASGEIYGGEKRLAALKAEFPNIVRKEMLLSEDELHLFQKHSTQMAALDYLVSVASDVFIPSNDGNMAKVVEGHRRFMGFHRTIQLDRKKLVELIDLFEDQELSWNEFCTAVKELHEGRMSQPTRRKVIAGQPKEEDYFYANPYECLGPARKRREKLKHTET; from the exons ATGGCCAAGCAAAAGGCCTCGCTTCCGGTGATCCGCCGCCGCATAGGCGGTGTCGGTTTGTTGCGCTGGGCGGTGCGGGTCGCCTCCAGCATAGTGCTCTGGACGGCGCTCCTCCAGCTCTCCACCTTCTTCGGTCTACCCCTCTCGCCGCTCCGCGCCGCCCGCCCGTCCTGCATAGGGAACCGCAATACCTCTGCAACCGCCTCCGCCGTAACCGCCGTCGCCTCCGACGATGTAGGGGACCTTGCACCCCCAGCTCTACCTACCAGGA GATCTTACAGAAGTAACGGTTATCTTCTTGTTTCATGCAATGGCGGTCTGAACCAAATGCGAGCTGCG ATATGTGACATGGTAACTGTAGCACGCTATTTGAATCTGACCATGGTTGTACCTGAACTTGATAAGCAATCCTTCTGGGCTGATCCTAG TGAttttggagatatatttgatgtgaATCATTTCATCTATTCTTTAAGAGATGAGGTGAAGGTTATCAGAGAACTCCCACATAAGTTTAATGGGAAAGTTCCATTATCAATGCAACCAGTCAGCTGGTCTAGTGAGAAATACTATTTGAGACAG ATCTTGCCTCTTGTACGAAAGCACAAGGTTATACGTTTTAGCAGGACAGATTCTCGCCTTGCGAACAATGGCCTTCCTCTGAAGCTCCAAAAGCTTCGCTGCCATGTTAACTACAATGCATTAAGATTTACACCATCCATTGAGGCCCTAGGCAACAAGATGATATCGAGTCTCAGGAAAACTGGATCTTTTGTTGTGCTTCATCTGAGATATGAGATGGATATGCTCGCCTTCTCTGGCTGTACACACGGATGTTCTGGTCAAGAAACAGCAGAGCTCACGAGAATGAG GTATGCATATCCCTGGTGGAAAGAAAAGGAAATAGACTCTGAGAAGAAAAGGCTCGAGGGCCTCTGCCCGCTTACACCTGGGGAAACAACATTAGTGCTCAAAGCTCTTGGTATCCCCAGGGACACTAGGATATATATTGCCTCTGGTGAAATCTACGGTGGTGAAAAAAGATTAGCTGCGTTGAAGGCAGAGTTCCCTAACATC GTGCGTAAGGAGATGCTTTTATCTGAAGATGAGCTACACCTCTTCCAAAAACACTCGACTCAAATGGCAGCCCTGGACTATCTTGTTTCTGTCGCGAGTGATGTTTTTATTCCCAGTAATGATGGAAACATGGCTAAAGTTGTGGAAGGACACCGCAG GTTTATGGGCTTCCACAGGACTATACAGCTTGATAGGAAGAAGCTGGTTGAGCTTATAGATCTTTTTGAAGACCAGGAGCTGTCATGGAATGAATTCTGTACTGCTGTCAAGGAGCTACATGAGGGCCGAATGAGCCAGCCCACGAGAAGAAAAGTCATCGCAGGGCAGCCTAAGGAAGAGGACTACTTCTATGCAAATCCTTATGAGTGTCTTGGGCCTGCTAGAAAGAGAAGGGAAAAGCTAAAACATACAGAGACATAA